One stretch of Zhihengliuella flava DNA includes these proteins:
- a CDS encoding PaaI family thioesterase, protein MSIWHDPPTPAELNRMHAGTLNEQLGIEILELTDTAISGRMPVDRRTTQPAGVLHGGASVAFAESLASWGGYLTVDREQFHVVGQEINANHVRPAPAGEEVYGVATPLARGRRSQVWDIRITNAEGKLICVSRCTLAIIDARPAPTETGGAVSA, encoded by the coding sequence GTGAGTATCTGGCATGACCCGCCCACCCCCGCCGAGCTGAACCGGATGCACGCGGGCACGCTCAACGAACAGCTGGGCATCGAGATTCTGGAGCTGACGGACACCGCGATCAGCGGGCGCATGCCAGTGGATCGGCGGACCACCCAGCCGGCGGGCGTGCTGCACGGCGGGGCGTCCGTGGCCTTCGCCGAGTCCTTGGCCTCCTGGGGCGGCTACCTCACCGTGGACCGGGAACAGTTCCACGTGGTGGGGCAGGAAATCAACGCCAACCACGTGCGGCCGGCTCCGGCGGGCGAGGAGGTCTATGGGGTGGCGACGCCGCTGGCGCGGGGGCGCCGCAGCCAGGTGTGGGATATTCGCATCACGAATGCGGAGGGGAAGCTGATCTGCGTCTCCCGGTGCACGCTCGCCATCATCGACGCGCGGCCGGCGCCCACGGAGACCGGCGGCGCCGTCAGCGCGTAG